A portion of the Acanthopagrus latus isolate v.2019 chromosome 21, fAcaLat1.1, whole genome shotgun sequence genome contains these proteins:
- the tgm1l1 gene encoding protein-glutamine gamma-glutamyltransferase K, whose protein sequence is MPGERPSVRGTSEVGRFPGAAPPTRVELTIHKAGERKQDEGGCRRWFRKMCPCCCKRQNSHSYDITDKVELVKPPTPAPEPVKPKPENGEAKEMEEIQLSVRSVDLLSSKTGQNRREHHTDLYHGEELIIRRGQTFQIEMELSRPFNADTDKLHLDLKTGPLPMVSKGTHVIIPMVDQLEDECWEAKIVEQDGTTVKLSVNSPATAVCGLYGLAVTCSSMKSESTTTHNSSKNIVMLFNPWCEEDTVFLDDEEERKEYVLNDIGRIYYGTEKQIGARTWNFGQFHEGILEACLFILEKSDMPASGRADPVNVVRVISAMINAQDDLGVLVGNWSGDYSDGVSPSSWSSSVEILRKYHSSNGTPVSYGQCWVFSAVTTTVLRCLGIPARSVTNFQSAHDTDVSLTTDVFFDENMEPIDYLNRDSVWNFHVWNDCWMARPDLPPGHGGWQAVDSTPQETSQGTFRCGPASVNAIRSGQVYLKHDTPFVFAEVNSDKIYWQRNLDGTFSQIHSEKKAVGHFISTKAVGSDERADITHLYKHQEDSEEERIAVETASRYGSKPNVYSSPMAEDVSVEVKMDGEGPRMGADAQLSILVKNLSSQPRRTTLHSQVAVMYYTGVLKGTIKKEQMPVELLPNEEKTIEWILPYQQYQNQLVDQAALMLTLSGRVSETQQVLANQTTFRLRTPDLTIKPLGDAVVGKEMAAKITFTNPLPRVLKGVIFRVEGLGLQKGHEVVVGDVGGHSTVTLTEHFIPSQPGPRKLVASLDCKQLTQVHGVADIVVLEQ, encoded by the exons ATGCCAGGTGAGCGGCCATCAGTCAGAGGAACGTCAGAGGTGGGGCGTTTTCCCGGGGCGGCCCCGCCCACCAGGGTGGAGCTGACCATTCATAAAGCGGGCGAGAGGAAACAGGACGAGGGAGGCTGTCGCCGCTGGTTCAGGAAGATGTGTCCGTGCTGCTGTAAGCGCCAGAACAGCCACTCCTATGATATCACGGATAAGGTGGAATTGGTCAAACCTCCGACTCCAGCCCCAGAGCCTGTGAAGCCGAAGCCTGAGAATGGAGAGGCGAAGGAAATGGAAG AAATACAGCTGTCGGTGCGTTCTGTGGACCTGCTCAGCTCAAAGACGGGTCAGAACAGACGGGAGCATCACACCGACTTGTATCACGGGGAGGAGCTGATCATCCGCAGGGGACAGACTTTCCAGATAGAGATGGAGCTCAGCAGGCCTTTCAATGCTGACACCGACAAGCTGCACCTGGACCTCAAAacag GCCCCCTACCCATGGTGTCCAAAGGCACCCATGTCATCATTCCAATGGTGGATCAACTGGAGGATGAATGCTGGGAGGCCAAGATCGTCGAGCAGGACGGCACCACGGTCAAGCTGTCCGTCAACTCGCCAGCCACCGCTGTATGCGGCCTGTACGGACTCGCGGTGACGTGCAGCTCCATGAAGAGCGAGTCAACAACTACTCACAACTCCAGCAAGAACATCGTCATGCTCTTCAACCCTTGGTGTGAAG AGGACACGGTGTTCctggatgatgaggaggagaggaaggagtaCGTTCTGAACGACATCGGGAGGATTTACTACGGCACAGAGAAACAAATCGGTGCACGCACATGGAACTTTGGCCAG TTTCATGAGGGAATCCTGGAGGCGTGTCTGTTTATCCTGGAGAAGAGCGACATGCCCGCATCTGGCCGGGCGGATCCCGTCAACGTGGTCAGAGTCATATCAGCCATG ATTAACGCTCAGGATGACCTCGGGGTTCTGGTGGGGAACTGGTCTGGCGATTACTCTGACGGAGTGTCTCCTTCGTCGTGGAGCAGCAGCGTGGAGATCCTGAGGAAGTACCACTCGTCCAACGGCACGCCTGTGTCATACGGACAGTGTTGGGTCTTCTCTGCGGTCACCACAACAG TGCTGCGGTGTCTTGGCATCCCCGCCCGCAGCGTGACCAACTTCCAGTCCGCTCACGATACTGATGTATCCCTCACTACGGATGTCTTTTTCGATGAGAATATGGAGCCGATCGACTACCTCAATAGGGACTCTGTCTG GAACTTCCACGTATGGAATGACTGCTGGATGGCGAGACCAGACCTGCCCCCAGGTCACGGAGGCTGGCAGGCTGTCGACTCTACTCCTCAGGAAACGAGCCAGGGCACCTTCCGCTGTGGCCCCGCCTCCGTCAACGCCATCCGCTCCGGCCAGGTCTACCTCAAACACGACACGCCATTTGTCTTCGCCGAG GTCAACAGTGATAAGATCTACTGGCAGAGGAATCTGGACGGCACCTTCAGCCAGATCCACAGTGAGAAGAAAGCCGTCGGCCATTTCATCAGCACCAAAGCAGTGGGCTCTGACGAGCGGGCGGACATCACACACCTGTACAAACACCAAGAAG ATTCGGAAGAGGAACGTATTGCAGTGGAGACTGCCAGTCGCTATGGCAGCAAGCCAAATGTGTACTCCTCGCCCATGGCAGAGGATGTGTCCGTGGAGGTGAAGATGGATGGTGAGGGGCCCAGGATGGGTGCTGACGCCCAGCTGAGCATCCTGGTGAAGAACCTGAGCTCGCAGCCTCGTCGGACCACTCTGCACAGCCAGGTGGCCGTCATGTACTACACCGGTGTGCTGAAGGGCACCATCAAGAAGGAGCAGATGCCTGTTGAGCTTTTGCCCAACGAAG AAAAGACCATTGAGTGGATCCTGCCTTACCAGCAGTACCAAAACCAGCTGGTGGACCAGGCCGCTCTGATGCTGACCCTGTCTGGAAGAGTCAGTGAGACCCAGCAAGTATTGGCCAACCAGACCACCTTCAGGCTCCGTACACCTGATCTTACCATCAAA CCTTTGGGAGATGCTGTGGTCGGCAAGGAGATGGCCGCCAAGATCACCTTCACCAACCCCCTGCCGCGTGTGCTGAAAGGGGTGATCTTCAGAGTGGAGGGCCTGGGTCTGCAGAAGGGCCATGAAGTGGTCGTGGG tgATGTTGGTGGTCACTCCACGGTGACGCTGACGGAGCACTTCATCCCCTCGCAGCCCGGACCCAGGAAGCTGGTGGCGTCCCTCGACTGCAAACAGCTCACACAAGTGCACGGAGTGGCCGATATCGTTGTCCTTGAGCAATAG
- the abhd4 gene encoding (Lyso)-N-acylphosphatidylethanolamine lipase isoform X1: protein MDPATATPPIQEDCDTEPSSVWSWWPSWRPTSMSLLKTTESKILACIQNDLWARFVTLPNQDRIWTLTVTNKAKRNPAEQAKKTPLVMVHGFGGGVGLWIRNLEALSRSRPVYAFDLLGFGRSSRPPFPSDAAKAEEQFVDSIEQWRQSVGLENMILLGHSLGGYLAASYAIQYPARVSHLILVDPWGFPERPQSQNQEGQGQGAEVVKRPGPPRWVKAIAAVVSLFNPLAVIRAAGPWGPGLVNRFRPDFKRKFEDLFDDDTMTKYIYHCNAQTPSGEVGFRAMSESLGWAKRPMLQRVHLLPPSMPLTMLYGARSWVSSSSGDSVLQIRNKANTSVLLIDDASHHVYADEPEEFNRVVENPGQHRDGQQLLQTQNVSMQYKHLNSSHNPEVSKNIKLNFGYVCVKYVQNIIAVLCSFGEETKLRILILIIFLIYIFYHN from the exons ATGGATCCTGCTACCGCTACACCTCCGATACAGGAAGATTGTGATACTGA ACCGAGTTCGGTCTGGAGCTGGTGGCCTTCCTGGCGTCCGACCTCCATGTCCCTGTTGAAGACCACAGAGTCCAAGATTCTTGCTT GTATCCAGAATGACCTATGGGCTAGATTTGTGACCCTACCAAACCAGGATCGAATATGGACTCTGACCGTCACCAACAAGGCGAAGCGCAATCCTGCAGAACAAG CCAAAAAGACTCCCCTGGTGATGGTCCACGGATTCGGAGGAGGGGTTGGTCTGTGGATCAGGAATCTAGAAGCACTGAGTCGGTCACGGCCTGTTTACGCCTTTGACCTCCTGGGCTTTGGCAGGAGCTCCAGGCCCCCGTTCCCCTCAGATGCTGCCAAGGCAGAGGAGCAGTTTGTCGACTCCATTGAGCAGTGGAGGCAGTCTGTGGGCCTGGAGAACATGATTCTGCTGGGACACAGTCTTGGGGGGTACCTGGCTGCCTCCTACGCCATCCAGTACCCTGCGAG AGTGTCACATCTCATCCTGGTAGACCCCTGGGGTTTTCCAGAGAGACCCCAGTCTCAGAACCAGGAGGGTCAAGGTCAGGGTGCAGAGGTGGTGAAGAGGCCGGGCCCTCCTCGCTGGGTGAAAGCCATCGCGGCTGTTGTTTCCCTCTTCAACCCACTGGCTGTCATCAGAGCAGCAGGGCCATGGG GTCCGGGCTTGGTGAACAGATTTCGTCCAGATTTCAAAAGGAAATTTGAAGATCTGTTTGATGATGACACTATGACGAAGTACATCTACCACTGTAACGCTCAAACCCCGAG tggTGAGGTGGGTTTCCGGGCCATGTCAGAGTCTCTGGGCTGGGCCAAGAGGCCCATGCTGCAGCGGGTTCACCTGCTGCCCCCCTCCATGCCCCTCACCATGCTGTACGGAGCGCGGTCCTGGGTGAGCAGCTCGTCTGGAGACAGTGTGCTCCAGATCAGGAACAAAGCCAACACCAGCGTGCTG CTGATCGATGACGCCTCTCACCATGTGTATGCTGACGAACCAGAGGAGTTCAACAGAGTGGTGGAAAAT CCTGGACAACACAGAGATGGTCAACAGCTCCTTCAAACACAAAACGTATCCATGCAGTATAAACATCTAAATTCTTCTCATAATCCTGAAGTttccaaaaatatcaaactgaaCTTTGGGTATGTTTGCGTAAAATATGTTCAAAACATTATAGCGGTactttgtagttttggtgaagaaactAAACTCAGAATAttaattttgatcatttttttaatatatatattttaccataactaa
- the abhd4 gene encoding (Lyso)-N-acylphosphatidylethanolamine lipase isoform X2, with translation MDPATATPPIQEDCDTEPSSVWSWWPSWRPTSMSLLKTTESKILACIQNDLWARFVTLPNQDRIWTLTVTNKAKRNPAEQAKKTPLVMVHGFGGGVGLWIRNLEALSRSRPVYAFDLLGFGRSSRPPFPSDAAKAEEQFVDSIEQWRQSVGLENMILLGHSLGGYLAASYAIQYPARVSHLILVDPWGFPERPQSQNQEGQGQGAEVVKRPGPPRWVKAIAAVVSLFNPLAVIRAAGPWGPGLVNRFRPDFKRKFEDLFDDDTMTKYIYHCNAQTPSGEVGFRAMSESLGWAKRPMLQRVHLLPPSMPLTMLYGARSWVSSSSGDSVLQIRNKANTSVLLIDDASHHVYADEPEEFNRVVENLSCLHPRRVEVPKATSK, from the exons ATGGATCCTGCTACCGCTACACCTCCGATACAGGAAGATTGTGATACTGA ACCGAGTTCGGTCTGGAGCTGGTGGCCTTCCTGGCGTCCGACCTCCATGTCCCTGTTGAAGACCACAGAGTCCAAGATTCTTGCTT GTATCCAGAATGACCTATGGGCTAGATTTGTGACCCTACCAAACCAGGATCGAATATGGACTCTGACCGTCACCAACAAGGCGAAGCGCAATCCTGCAGAACAAG CCAAAAAGACTCCCCTGGTGATGGTCCACGGATTCGGAGGAGGGGTTGGTCTGTGGATCAGGAATCTAGAAGCACTGAGTCGGTCACGGCCTGTTTACGCCTTTGACCTCCTGGGCTTTGGCAGGAGCTCCAGGCCCCCGTTCCCCTCAGATGCTGCCAAGGCAGAGGAGCAGTTTGTCGACTCCATTGAGCAGTGGAGGCAGTCTGTGGGCCTGGAGAACATGATTCTGCTGGGACACAGTCTTGGGGGGTACCTGGCTGCCTCCTACGCCATCCAGTACCCTGCGAG AGTGTCACATCTCATCCTGGTAGACCCCTGGGGTTTTCCAGAGAGACCCCAGTCTCAGAACCAGGAGGGTCAAGGTCAGGGTGCAGAGGTGGTGAAGAGGCCGGGCCCTCCTCGCTGGGTGAAAGCCATCGCGGCTGTTGTTTCCCTCTTCAACCCACTGGCTGTCATCAGAGCAGCAGGGCCATGGG GTCCGGGCTTGGTGAACAGATTTCGTCCAGATTTCAAAAGGAAATTTGAAGATCTGTTTGATGATGACACTATGACGAAGTACATCTACCACTGTAACGCTCAAACCCCGAG tggTGAGGTGGGTTTCCGGGCCATGTCAGAGTCTCTGGGCTGGGCCAAGAGGCCCATGCTGCAGCGGGTTCACCTGCTGCCCCCCTCCATGCCCCTCACCATGCTGTACGGAGCGCGGTCCTGGGTGAGCAGCTCGTCTGGAGACAGTGTGCTCCAGATCAGGAACAAAGCCAACACCAGCGTGCTG CTGATCGATGACGCCTCTCACCATGTGTATGCTGACGAACCAGAGGAGTTCAACAGAGTGGTGGAAAAT CTTTCCTGCCTGCACCCACGCCGTGTGGAAGTCCCCAAAGCCACGTCCAAATGA